In the genome of bacterium, the window AATGATGAGTCTGATGACCTATGGGATAGCATTCTCAGGAGCAATGGATGCAGGAGTAGGTGCTGGTGTAGCAGAAACATTTGCCTCAAATAGGGTAATAGCCTCTGGTATTACTCAAATCATTATGTCCACAGACTTCGTGCGAAACGAATTAGGAATAGATAACTTCTGGGAATCTGTATTCGCTTCAGCCTTTATACAAGCAGGGATTGAAACAAGGTTGAATTGGGATAAAAATGTGAGTTTATTAGCTACGAATGAAGATGAGGTGAAGAATGCCATTGATCCTACTAAAGGAGGAAAATTTACACAGGCTAAGGTTTCTGGAAGATACGCACTTGACGAAGGCATGCATGGTTTTAAGAAGGTTGTTCGAGGGAATGATGTTTTAGGATATATTAGTCATGATAAGGTTCTGGGAAAGGTACCATTGACGACTCATACAGGGGTAATCACGAGGCAAAGTATTACTTCCTCTTTTGCCTCCAGGTTTAGATATATTTTAGAAGGAGTATGTCATCAGGATGTAGGTAGGGCACTTGGTATAGTTCCTACTCAATTATTTACTAAACAAATAGATGTCTGGCTTACAATGGGTGTTTATGGCTCTATGGGAGGGCCTGGTGCATTACCTGCATACCTATTAATTCAGTATGAGCGGTATCGATGAGAAGGAGATAAAGGAGAAAGTGATGAAAAGAGTTCTTTATCTCTTTTTGGTAATATCTTTAATAATATTAGGGTGTGCAGGGATGAGTATTAAAGGGAATACTGAACAGGGGGTGAAACAATTAGAGGGAAAAGTAGTTATAGCCAAAGAGGTATGGGAAAAAGAAAGAGGAAAAATGGTACGAAAAGGATGCCAATTATATGTTATGAATGCTGATGGTAGCAATTATCATCTACTCCAAGATGTATTTTTTCAGAATATTGAAACTCCAAGATGGTCACCAGATGGAAAAAAGATTGTTTTCCATGTATACTCGTATGAGAAAGGAGGGGTAAATAACCAAATATATATTATAAATGAAGATGGAAGTGAGTTTAAAGAAATATGTAAAGGGGGAGGTAGTCCATCTTTTTTCCAAAATGGAAAGATGATTGCCTTTAGAAAAGAGAATGAGATATACACTATAAAAATTGATGGTACTGATCTTAAACAGTTAACCAATGAAGGAGAGAAAGAAAATGAAACGGGGATATATCTTTCTAAAGATAAACATGATGTATCTCCAGATGGTAAAAAAATTCTCTTTAGGGGATGCAAAAAGCATATTG includes:
- a CDS encoding RHS repeat-associated core domain-containing protein — translated: KVVEQYFYYPFGGGGPVGGPTFTGKELDDSGLFYFGARYYDPALGRFISPDPVDIVGSNPYVYCYNNPLVYVDPNGEFAWWAAFLIGGFVSAGITYFETGEFSLESFVIGGMMSLMTYGIAFSGAMDAGVGAGVAETFASNRVIASGITQIIMSTDFVRNELGIDNFWESVFASAFIQAGIETRLNWDKNVSLLATNEDEVKNAIDPTKGGKFTQAKVSGRYALDEGMHGFKKVVRGNDVLGYISHDKVLGKVPLTTHTGVITRQSITSSFASRFRYILEGVCHQDVGRALGIVPTQLFTKQIDVWLTMGVYGSMGGPGALPAYLLIQYERYR